A region of Anolis sagrei isolate rAnoSag1 chromosome 2, rAnoSag1.mat, whole genome shotgun sequence DNA encodes the following proteins:
- the LOC137096372 gene encoding uncharacterized protein: MITVVLVLIVAVSAFIWKIWQTLVYQLTLENLNRVRDMLERSATMDEGMRTCFQVLLEKFFEEPPWVMKNAHVILKGDDGREVAFAAGKREWKIIICAGGTQYHVRGPSTMLDEATRGFPLSVENLQKVRNTLEDHGLMDEGLRVCFLEAIQNFHKEPLYVKRNAQMVLKGYDGKEFEFGSGQREWKISIFAGDYNYHVTAPSARMYLSRLRSQPQRLNIQTLKEVRDGLKKWNVLTPTLKKCFMLAIQKFDKEPTTIKSNAQMVINFDENEEDLKFIAGNGDIRIYVTVSNGDPQYQVMGMASDTFLERLCQVPVAMRAEKIREVCNTLAEQRLLSGNLSLCFLHIVNELPKYPKLFSKRPKMHITWDESSLLFISPHGDCEISVQCEKRTAKCIVNVNSLELNNWELFWERIKHQTHPLSIETLEKMRNKVSRIPGVPSHMVEKFNQAIHGFYNEMTLLQNNARLVIEGDDGEMVFLSGKGKNKIEVCRAEGRIAYFVKPSLTVRAIQGTLEVCRKLPGALFPVLSTLPKLVFPCL; encoded by the coding sequence ATGATCACAGTGGTTTTGGTGTTGATCGTAGCAGTTTCAGCCTTTATTTGGAAGATCTGGCAGACCTTGGTATATCAACTGACTCTTGAGAACTTGAATAGAGTAAGGGACATGTTGGAGCGTTCAGCAACAATGGATGAGGGCATGAGAACATGCTTCCAAGTTCTCTTAGAGAAATTCTTTGAAGAACCTCCATGGGTGATGAAAAACGCTCATGTGATCCTCAAAGGGGATGATGGAAGAGAAGTGGCATTTGCGGCAGGGAAGAGAGAATGGAAGATCATCATCTGTGCTGGTGGCACCCAGTATCATGTAAGAGGCCCATCCACAATGCTGGATGAGGCCACAAGAGGTTTTCCTCTAAGTGTTGAAAACCTACAGAAAGTGAGGAACACATTGGAAGATCATGGATTGATGGATGAAGGGCTGAGAGTCTGCTTTCTTGAGGCTATTCAGAACTTCCACAAAGAACCCTTGTATGTGAAGAGAAATGCCCAGATGGTCCTCAAGGGTTATGATGGGAAGGAATTTGAGTTTGGCTCTGGACAGCGAGAGTGGAAGATCAGTATTTTTGCCGGTGACTATAACTACCATGTGACAGCCCCATCTGCACGCATGTATCTGAGCAGATTACGCTCTCAGCCACAGCGACTCAACATCCAAACTTTAAAAGAAGTGAGAGATGGCTTGAAGAAATGGAATGTGTTAACTCCCACCTTGAAGAAATGCTTCATGTTGGCCATTCAAAAGTTCGACAAAGAACCTACGACCATAAAAAGCAATGCCCAAATGGTAATTAATTTTGATGAGAATGAAGAGGACCTAAAATTTATAGCAGGGAATGGAGATATCAGGATATATGTTACTGTTAGTAATGGAGATCCTCAATACCAGGTGATGGGGATGGCCTCAGATACATTTTTGGAGCGATTATGTCAAGTGCCAGTAGCAATGCGAGCTGAGAAAATTAGAGAAGTATGCAACACATTGGCCGAACAACGCTTGCTATCTGGGAATCTAAGCTTGTGCTTTTTGCACATAGTAAATGAATTGCCAAAGTATCCAAAACTCTTCAGCAAGAGACCCAAAATGCACATCACATGGGATGAATCAAGTTTACTCTTCATCTCACCTCATGGAGACTGTGAGATCTCAGTACAGTGTGAAAAGAGAACAGCAAAGTGCATAGTCAATGTGAACAGCTTGGAGCTCAACAACTGGGAGCTATTCTGGGAGAGAATCAAGCACCAGACGCATCCGCTATCTATTGAAACACTGGAAAAAATGAGAAACAAAGTCAGCCGTATACCAGGAGTCCCAAGTCACATGGTGGAAAAATTCAACCAAGCCATCCATGGTTTTTACAATGAGATGACACTGTTGCAAAATAATGCCCGGCTTGTCATTGAGGGTGATGATGGGGAGATGGTTTTCCTGTCTGGTaaaggaaaaaacaaaattgAGGTTTGCCGTGCTGAGGGAAGAATCGCTTACTTTGTCAAACCTAGTTTGACAGTGCGTGCAATCCAGGGAACTTTAGAGGTTTGTCGTAAACTTCCTGGTGCTCTCTTTCCAGTTCTGTCAACTCTTCCTAAATTGGTGTTCCCTTGTCTTTGA